GGCACTTACATTTGGCTACCCTGAAGCAAAAATTGAAACTGAGATCCTTAGGAATGAGACGGCTATTGATGAAGCCACAGCCACGAAACTTGTCAATATTGGAAACAAAATCAGAAACCTGACAGAATTGGGGCTTGCCGAAACTGTTTCGACCCGACTTTTAGTCGATGCAGCCAAACTTATACACTCAGGATTACCCAAAAGACTATCGGTAAAAGTAGCAGTAGTAGAACCCCTAAGCGATGAACCACAAGTAAATGAAGCTCTGACCGACCTTTGTAATCTGATGATCTGATGGAACTCGATGAGCTGATATACAGTAAAGTCCTGAGTTTTTTCAAAAAAGTCAGGAAAAACAAAGAAGAAGCCAATCCAAATTTGGTAAGGTTAGATATGATTTCGCCCAAACTTACGATTATTGCTCGTGCCATTACAGGAAAAGCCATTGAGATATTTCCGGCTGAAAGTGAAGGAGGCTATCGAAATAATAATTTCTTCTTACCTCAAAAGGTTTCGTTTTTTGAAAAATTTGAGATGAACCTTTCATTTTACTTTTTTAGGGTAATATACCTTTCTACCCAGCAAAAACTAGGCTTAAACTGGCAAACAAACCATAATGAAGAGCTGATGGCATCCAGAGAAAATGCCAGAGCGACATCTGGATTAGTTTTGAAAAAAATGTTTGAAGAATTTGAATTAACGCAGGCCCTTCACCAAAGTTTTTTGGGACACTTTAATTCCGCTGAGGAACCAGACCTAAGCTGGCTCTATGGCAAATGGATGAGGAACGACCCGGAAACCGAAACTGAAAAAAAACTTGAAAATTTTGGGGTAGAAACAAAGTCTGCCGACGACAAACAGGTTTTAACCACCATAAAAACCAGGGCTATTGAAGAAGTAATAAGCGTAGAAATTGACAAAAAACAGCAGGAAGATTATGTGCTCACACACAATTTTGAAAAAGTGGAAACCGCTGAAGAATTTGATGGCACCTGGCGTGATTTTGATGGGGATGATGAACTGGAAAAACATCAGGAAGCACTGGAAGAACTCAAAATGAAATATACTGTAAGAGTTGATGACATGGCTCATTCAGTATATCAGGCTGATTTTATAGAGAATACAACAGTATCTGAAAGTGCGGAAACCGACCATACAGGGTACCATTTGCTCTATGATGAATGGGATTTCAGCACGCGGAGATACAAAACCGACTTTTGTAAAGTATATCCTTTTACCCAATTAAAAACCGATAAAGAATACTATCACCAAACCCTGAAAAGCAAAGGAACAGTGCTCACAGGGCTCAGAAAAATGCTGGCCAATGTAAACAATAAAATGATGCAACACCGCAGGCAAAATCAGGGAGATGAGTTTGATATCGACGCAACTACCGACATGATAGTGGACATTTTCTCAAAAAAAACACCTTCCGAAAATATATATCTGGCCAACAGGAAAAAAGAAAAAGATATTTCAATTCTGCTTTTGCTGGATGTAAGCCTTTCGAGCGATTCTTATGCCGCCGGCAACAGGGTAATTGATGTAGAAAAACAGGTTTCAATACTTTTTGGCGAAATACTCAACGAATTTAACATTGATTTCTCGATAGATTGCTTTTACTCCAAAACACGTAACTACACTACCTATATTTCATTGAAAGACTTTGATGAAAGCTGGGATGCTTCAAAACATAGAATAGGAGCTGCTGAGCCTCAGGGATATACCCGAATAGGGGCAGCATTGAGACATTCAGGGCAATTATTGAAAAAAAGAAAAACCAAGAATAAATGGATCATCTTAATATCAGATGGAAAACCCAATGACTATGATAAATATGAGGGTAAATATGGCATTAATGATGTAAAACAAGCATTAAGAGAGCTTCATGAGCAGCAGATAAACTCCTATGCACTGGCCATTGAAGCACAGGCCAAATACTATCTGCCACAAATGTTTGGACAAAACCACTACCAGATTCTCACGACGCCGGAAGAATTGCTGGAATCATTGATTTTGTTATTCGAAAAAATAAAATATAAAAGCTAAAATATGGAAAAGGTGAAATATGACATTTTTAACCCTCCCGGTGGATTGTTGATATGGATAGTGATAGTACTGGAGTTGCTTACATTTGGGATAGCCCTGCTGGTAATGCAAAATTTCGAACTTGCAGAGCCACAGATTTTTGCCGAAAGCCGACAACACCTGAGTTCACGCCTGGGAACGCTCAACACTGTAATTCTATTGACCAGTGGTCTCTTTGTGGTTTTGAGCCTCAATAATTATAAAATACTGAAGCACAGCACTGCAAGGATACAATTAAATTTTTCCGTGATTTTGGGTCTGGTGTTTTTAATCGTAAAATTTACCGAATATCAATTAAAGTTGAGCAGTGGCATTACTTTAAGTACAAATACCTTTTTCACATTTTACTTTCTGATTACCGGATTTCATGCGGTGCATGTGGCATTAGGTATTCTGATTTTTGTGATTTTCATCCAAAAAATAAAAAGTCAAAAGCTAAAACCCGAAGACTTTGAGGCCGGGGCCGCTTTCTGGCACATGTGTGACCTGATTTGGTTAATTATTTTTCCCTTTATTTATCTGAAATGAAACCAATTATAGCATATACCCTACTCCTATTTCTGACTGTGAATGCAGCCATATTATCTCATTTCAAGTTGCCATTCCAGTTTATTTTGCCTCTGTTTTTGGCAAAATTTCTCATTGTATTTTGGATATTTATGGAAATGAAGCACAGCCATGCCTTTTGGAAAGCAGCCGCTATATTTTATGCAATTATCATAGGAGTAAGCTTTTGGCTTTTCTGACTTCATTCTTATCCAACCTTTTTAAAGCAAATCAATTATTCAGAACTATAAAATGATAAACCTTAACGAAAACTAACAATGAAAAAAAGTATCGATTATCTGATGGAAACCAAAAACTGGAGTAAGCCACTCTGGTTTATCCTCATTATTAGCATTTTGGGAGTGGGTATGATTGGTTTCCAAACCTATACCGACGCCCCGCCGATGTCCGGCTTTAAAGATGAAACCGGAAAGATCATCATCAGTCAGGAAGATATAGAACATGGACAGGAAGTATTTCATAAATATGCTTTGATGGAATACGGAAGCTTTCTTGGTGATGGAGCCCAACGTGGCCCCGATTTTTCGGCAGAAGCCTTGCACCAGATAAATCTTGCTATGATTGAGTACTATACCAACCAAAGTAAAACAAAAGGACAAAACCCGGAAATATATGGCATATTAGAAAATGTAAAACGGGAACTAAAAGTCAACAGGTTTGATAAGGAAGATGAAAAAGTGACGCTTAGCATGGCTCAGACCTATGCATTTGAACAACTCATTGGTTTTTACGAAAAACGGTTTCTTACTTCTTCCCAGGAAAATCATAAAAGCTTAAAAAATTACATCAAAGACAAGACAGAAATCAAAAACCTGAGTGCATTCTTTTATTGGGGTGCCTGGGTGTGCGTAGCCCAGAGGCCCGGTTCCGACTTTAGTTACACGCATAACTGGCCCTATGATCCACAGGCAGGCAATACCCCTACTTCGCCCGTTATACTCTGGAGTGTACTGGGCTTACTGGCATTTGTTCTTGCTTGTGGCATAGTGCTGTACTACATCGGTCAATACAATCAGTTGCCCAATAAGTTTTTTAAGCCCGCTGTTAATCAATTGTTTTCTATCGACAGAGTCGCTGATTATCAACCTTCCGCTACTCAAAAAGCCACATTTAAGTTTTTTTGGGTGGCTATACTGTTGTTTTTTATTCAGGTAAGCAGTGGTCTGGTGACCATCAATGACTTCACCAACTGGCTGGGATATCTTGGAATCGACATCTCATCTGTACCGGTAACCATACCCCGAAGCTGGCATTTGATGCTTTCACTTTACTGGATATCTACTTGCTGGATAGCCTCTTCTATTTTTATTCTTCCTTTATTATCTAAAAAAGAAATTGCAGGGCAACTGCCAATGATAAACACGCTTTTTGTACTACTTTTTATTTTGGTGGTTGGCTCACTGGCAGGCATGATTATGGGCCCGCTGGGCATCCTCGGCAAATGGTGGTATTGGCTGGGGCATCAGGGCTGGGAGTTTGTTGATTTAGGCAAAATCTATCAGGTGCTATTAATGATCATTTTTATTCTGTGGGCGGTAATTATTTATAGAGGTATAAAGCCCGCACTGGTCAAAAATGAATCCTGGAATCTTCCCAACTGGATTCTTTACTCCGTGATTGGTATTCCATTGCTATTTATCTCAGGATTTGTGGCCAAACCTGAGACCAATTTCGTGATTGCAGACTTTTGGAGGTGGATGGTGATTCACATGTGGGTAGAAGCATTTTTTGAAGTATTTATCACCGTGATCGTTAGCTATCTGATGGTATTGATGGGGCTGGTAAGCAAGCAGGCTGCTATCAGAGTGGTGTATTTTGCTACAATTTTATTTCTTGGAACCGGTCTTCTGGGTATTTCTCATAATTTTTACTGGAACGCCAAACCTGTAGCCACCATGGCTTTGGGTAGTGTATTTTCTACTTTGCAGTTTGTACCCCTGATACTCCTTACAGTCGAAGCCTGGAGGTTTAAGAATATGCCAAAATTTGCTGTGGGTGATGTGGAGTACAATCAACTTTCAGGTTTTGGTTTTCCTGAAGTTTTCAAATATCTGGTGGCGGTCAATTTTTGGAATTTCTTCGGAGCGGGTGTGATGGGAATTATCATCAATCTGCCAATCATGAACTATTTCGAGCATGGTACCTATCTTACTGTCAATCATGCTCATGCGGCTTTGATGGGTGTTTATGGCAATATTTCGGTAGCCGCCTGTCTTTTTGCTTCAAAACTTATTCTAAAACCTGAAAAATGGAATGATAAACTTATGAACACCGTGTTTTGGTCAATTAATGCCGGGCTTATGCTGATGGTAATCCTTGATTTGTTTCCGGCGGGTTCATTGCAATTTAAAGCCGTAGTGGAGAAAGGCCTGTGGTATGGTCGTTCAGCAGAATTTATCGATCAGGGTATATTCCATCAACTCACCTGGCTCAGAGGTGTGGGGGCTATGGTGTTTTTCCTTGGTGGGGTAAGCCCGCTCACCTGGTTTATGGTGACCCGCATCAGAGGGTTGAAAAAATAAAATCAGTTTTTTCTAAAACTACAAAAAATGAAGTTTTGAGTAGTGTCAAATGGCGTTTCATGAGTTTCTTCTATACATTTGATTCTCTCAAAACTTCTCTCAAATCTCACCGACATAGAGGCCTCCGAGTATTGTTTGATTTCCAGACCGCTGCATTTTGTCGGGCCTGACTCTGAAAAAGTACCCAATACCAGATATCCATCTGCACTAATGCCCTGCTCGGCTATGCTTACGTATTTGTTGATTCGGGCATCGGTGGTAAGGAAGTGAAAAGCCGCCCTATCATGCCAAAAGTCAAATTTTACAGGAGGCACAAAATCTATCACATCAGATACGATCCAATTTACCCGGTTTGCCTTTTCTCCCAGTCGCAGCTTTGCCCTTTCCAGAGCCATTGCTGAAATATCAAGTACATAAATGTTTTGATAACCCTTTTCAAGCATCACATCGACCAGATAGCTGTCGCCTCCGCCAATATCAATGATATGGGCATCGAGGGGTAAATTAAATAGTTCGAGAAATTCGACTGAGGTTTTGGGATAGGGCTGAAACCAGCTTACTTCGTTTTCGGCCTTGGTAGAGAACACATTTTCCCAATGCTGTCGGGTATCGGTCATATTTAAGGTTTTTATATTTGGAACAACATATCTTTGGGTATTTTGATTCTATTATTTTGGAGAAACTTAATACAATAAAACAATCTAGATATTTCATTTTTTGTATTCCAAACCTTAAAATGCATTGGTCAAAATTTAACATTCAAGTTAAAATAGAATTAAGAATTAATCTTATTTTTTAATTACATTTGTGTAAAAAGCAATATTCAAAAAGGCACTATTTTGAATTTCTAAAATTGCTTTATTATTCAATAAATTAAACATTTGAAAAAGTGAAAAGAGAACATTTCTTAAAGACCGGAGCCTTGACAAGCTTAGCTGCCGTAATTGGAACTAATAACGCATTTGGTGAGAATTTAACAAATAATAATATTGATAAACTCGTTGATGCAAACGGGAATTTTGTTTTACAACCATTGCCATATTCAGAAAGTTTTTTGGAACCATATATGGACTCCGAGACATTGCATCTTCACTACACTTTTCATCATGGTGGAGCAACTAAAGCCGCCAATAATGATATGAAAAAAATTAAAGAAGCTATTGAATCTAACAATTTCGAAACTATAGATTACTGGACCAAAAAGCTTTCTTTTCATCTTTCATCACATATTCTTCACTCTATATTTTGGACCAATCTGGGCAATAAAACAACAACACCAAATGGTGATTTACTTAAAAGAATTGAGAAAGATTTTGGCAGTTATGAAAAATTAAAGATTTATCTCGCCCAAACTTCCAAGAATTTAGATGGCAATGGCTGGGGAATATTAGGTTATCAACCATATACCGATAAACTCACAATTCTGCAATGCGAAAATCATGAAAAACTTACCCAATGGGGTGTAATTCCTTTAATGGTTATTGATGTTTGGGAACATTCTTATTATCTCAAATACAAAAATAAAAGAGCCGATTTTGTTGATGCTTTGTTTAACATTTTAGACTGGGACAATGCCGCTCAAAGATTAAATAATGCATTAAAGCTTGTTAAATGAAAGGCCCTCTGATTTTAACCTTTATCTTGATTTCATTTTTATGTAAATCTCAAAATAACATTTCCGGAAAACTAATTGACAATGCTGGAAATCCAATCGAATTTGTTAATGTTTTACTTTTTAAAAAACCTGATACAATAAATATTTTTCAGGGACTAACCTGCGACTCCTCAGGAATCTTTGATTTTATCAATATTGCTAAAGGCCAATATATTCTAAAATTTCATGGCATAGGTTATAAAAAACAAAGTATCGCTATTGAAAAACGGCACTCCGAAAATTTAATAATTGGGCCATATATTTTAGAAAGTGAAATTATTGAACTAAAAGATGTAACGATAACCAGAAAAAAAGAGTTAATTCAACAAACCAAAACCGGATTTATTATATCTACTGATGCTTCACTATTTACACAATCAGGAAATGCACTGGATCTACTTAGAAGCACTCCAATGATTTTTATTGATGCAGAGGGAGCTATTAATCTCAGGGGAAAATCACCCTTAGTACTCATTAATGGAAGAAACTCAAAGTTTGACAATTTAAATAATCTTCCTGCAAACAGTATTGAAAAAATCGAGATTATAACTTCTCCGGGGGCTTCATACGATGCTGAGTCTGAAAACGGCATAATAAACATAATTTTGAAAAAAGGTAAGGCTGAGGGAATAAATGGTGCTTTTTCGATAGCCGGTGGTTTGGGTTATAGCTGGAGATTAAATAATTCTTTTTTGGTCAATTATAAAAAAAACAAATGGAATTTAGGGCTGGGATACGATAATAGACTTGCTGAAAGAAATAGAAAGGCTGAAGGTGACAGAACAAATTTTAATCTTCCGTCCCAATATTACCTAAAGCAAAGACGAAATGATGAGCGAAAGGAAGAAATCCACAACATTAGATCAAATATTGACTTTAAAGGTGAAAAAAAATCTTTTGGAGCTGAAATGGTTATAGGGATAGAGAAAGAAACCAATTTTGAGACACTTTACAATACAATTTACAATCAGGAATATGTGTTCCAAAATAAAAGCAGGCGATATTCTGATGAAAGAAGAAAGGGATATTCTGCCGAGATAGCTATAAAATATGAGCTTGAAATTAGCAAAGATAAATCAAGAATTAGTACAAACCTTAGTACATCATTTGGCGATGGTCTGGAAAAAACTCCAATTATTTCACAAGATTTGTCTTCCGAAAATATTGAAACAGGGGTTCCGTTCATGCAAAAAACGAGTTTTTCTGATTTTGGATCAAATAATATTTTTAAACTCGACTATTTTCAAAAAATTAGTAATGCAACATTTGAAACCGGCTTTAAAACGCTATTCAGGAAGTTTGCCAATGATTTTAGCCGTGAAGACCAAATAGATAATAATTACGTATTGGTTCCTAACCGCACAGGCTCGCTAACATTTGAGGAATGGGTACCTGCTATATACACCCAATTAAAAAATGAAATTGGAAAATGGAGCTATGAAATAGGCCTCAGAATGGAGCAAACCCATAATTCCGGCACTGTAAAATCACTTTCGATTGATTTTAATAATAACTATATCAATTTGTTTCCCAACGCCAACCTCAGCTATCAAATCTCTGATATTCAAAATATTAGATTTATTTATGGAAGGCGAATAAACAGACCATCTCTTGGGCAACTTAACCCTTTTACTGACATTACTGACTCTTTGACTCAAAGAAGTGGAAATCCAACTCTTTTGCCGGAAATTGCACAAAATGCCGAGTTGAATTATGACCATGAATTTAACAAAGGTAGCTTTTCTGTAAAACCTTACTATCGAAATAGCCATAATAGCATTTTGCCATTTACAAAACTAATGCCCAATGGAGTATTATTCACCCAACCATTAAATGCGGGCTCTACAACAACTTTGGGTTTGGAGACTCTTTTTTCATTTGAAGTAAATAAGGCATGGAAAACAAACCTAAGTTCATCAATATTTAATCAAAATATCAATGCCCAAAATATTAAATCCGATATACTCAATCAAGTTACAAGTTGGAATGCTAAGTGGACAAATGATATAATTGTTAAGAAAAACTCCAGATTTCAAATCAACGCATTTTATAACTCCCCTACGGCTACTATACAGGGAAGAAGAATAGCTATTTATAATGTAGATTTTGCGTTTCAACAGAAAATAATAAGAGAAAAAGGCCGTTTGGGGTTGATAATTACTGATGTATTCAATACTCAGAAAAACGGCTTTATTTGGGAAACCAAAGACTTTTACTTCAGTAGAATTTTTAAAGTTGATTCGAGAGCTATCCTAATAACTTTTGCCTATACATTTGGTACTTCTTTTAAGGAGAAGTTAATGGATAATAAATTTTCAAATGATTAATTAAGAACTCCACCCTACACCACCCCCACCAAATCAATCTCCTTCATCAATCTATCTGTCTCAGTGAGGGCGACGATGATTTTTTGGTAATGTTGGATATCTTCGAAGCTGAGTTCACGGTCTTTGCGGTCTTTTAGCCATTTTTGGGCGGGTTGATAGCCACCGATATAAAACTCCCAGGCTGTAAGCGGTACCTGGTCGAAGTATTGCGTATCGTTGATATACACTTTGCCTTCTTTAAAGACCGGTTTGGCTACTACGTTGCTGCCATCTATCGGATATTTGGTGATGAATTTATTGACGGCAGCACTTTCCAGTAAATGCAGCTGTCGTATTTCGCCACCTAGCTTTACCAATTGCCAGAACTTAGCTGCATCCTCAGGATATGGCACCCGTGGGAAATCGATTTTTAGAAATTCTTTATACTTTTCACGATAAGCAGGAGAATGTAATACGGCATAGATATAGTCCAGCAAATCAATGGGAGCAAACACCGACTTAAACTCATCTCTGAGTTCATCGTTATTGTTGGCAAAACATACATTGCCATCTTCTCTCTCCGCCACAAAAGTCAAACCTAACTTTTCGACAATTTGATTTAGAATTTCTTTGTTGAAGTTTGGGATACGGTTGACTGTATTTTCAAATATTTCATTACTTTTAAAATTACTAAAATAATATAAGGGAAAATTTATCGGCCCACCTCTTCTAAACATATTAGTATCGGCAAAACAATCTGTCAAAAATACACAATCAAAAAAAGCCAAATTTGCGGCCTGTGGTTGATTAACTAAAATTAAACCGAGATTATTTTTTTCAAGATGGTAAATAGTTTTTTCTCTCGCTCTACCTAAGATTTTGGAGTCATAATATATATAACCTTTGTCAAAAGGTCTATATAAATATTTCTTAACTTTAATTTTTTGATATTCGTAGCCTAATTTAATGATATTGGATTTTAAAGTTTCTTGATTATCTGTAACAAGGTCCTGATCATTGTGTGTTTTTATACCACTCGATTTAAATGGAAATAAATCAGGTAAATAAACACCGTTTTGGTAAGTTTCCTGTTCTGTAAAATTTTTGGGAACAAAGAAAAAATTCGAATCATTTATTTTTATTTCGGAAAAATCAATGGATTTTAAATTGTTATTAGATAAAAAATTATATTTAAATTCACGTTTTCCAAATACATCATAGTGGTAAACTTTGCCAAGTTCATTTTGTTTTTTATTTCCATTTTTTACAAAAATATTTATTGAAACTCCTTGTTGAATATCAAAGACATTAACATCTATTGTGCCATCAATATTTGTCTCTTTCTTCTTAGCATTTCCATGCAGATCTATAGTATAAATTTTATCATAGGTTTTCAATAAGTTCCACCTCATCCCCCTGTATGTCGGATTGTCTAAATAGCCATGAGGATTTATAAAAGCTAATATTCCAGATTCATTTTTTTCTATGAAGTATTGTCCATATCTTAAAAACTTTACATAATCATCATTAATAGATTTCGAGTTTTTCTCTTTCAATTTTTCTAACCCGCCAGGTTCTTTTTTATAATCTTCCATCAGATTCATTATCCATTCACCTTTATTTGCACTTTCACCGCTATAGGGAGGGTTACCTATCACACACATCACAGGGGTATCCCGCTTGATATGGTTGGCTTCGTTGGCTTCGGTACTCAGCCAGTTGGCAAACAGTGAGCCGGTTTCGGGGTGGTGCTCTTCGAGGCTGTTGGTCAGATACACTCTAAACCGCTGGTTTTTGGTGGGTCGGTAGCCGGTCTCGGTCAGTAGCAAATCAAGCTTAAGGTGAGCCATGGCATAAGAGGCCATCAAGAGCTCAAAGCCATTGAGCCGGGGAATGAGATGGTTTTCTACATAGTTGCTCCACACTCCCTGCTGCCCTTCAAACTGCTGGTATATCTGCTGCACTACCTCCGCCAAAAACGTACCTGTGCCAGTGGCCGGGTCAAGTATTTGTACCCGGTGTACTTCCTGCTCTATTTCTTTGGCCTGACCCTGGGGTCTTACTTTTATTTTGGTTTTGCTGGTGTCGGCCAGTCCCATCGGTAAGCCAAACTCGGTCTTTAGGATGTCGTCCACTGCTCGCACGATAAAGTTTACCACCGGCTCAGGCGTGTACCATACCCCCCGGGCTTTGCGTAGTGCGGGGTCATACTCACTCAGGAATGTCTCATAAAAATGTATGATGGGATCCTGCATAGCGGTGCTGCGGCCATAGTTTTTGAGAAGTTCTTCCACATTACAAGCCAGAAATATCTCCACGAGGTCGTCCACTATCCACAGGATACGGTCGTCAATGTCAGGCCCGGCAATATATCCAAAAAGTTTTCTCAGAAAAGGATTAGACTTGGGTATCAGCTCGGCGGCTTCCTGTCGGCTAAAGGTCGGTAGTGTGGGGTCATGGAGCCGGGCGGCAAACATACCGTAGGCTATGGTCTGAGCATACACATCGGCAAAGGCCTTGGGCGTAATGTCATGAATCAGGATATCTTTGAAGCCCTGCATTTGTTCTTTCAGGGAGCTGTCTTCATTGTGTTTTTCATCAGAGACCAGTGCCTTGTTGATTACGTCAGCGAGCATCCGGGCTTTTCCTGCCATCATTTCTGCAAGGCGTTTGGAACTGCGGATGGTCTGGGTTTTCTGCTGACAGAAATCCTTTATGAGGTTTTCAAAAGTGCCAAAGTTTTCTTTCAGTGGCTCTATGCCGTGGTCGGTGAGTTTTCCTACCGACACTTTATCTATAAATACGCCCTCTCTATAAAGCAGGAAGTCGAGGTAGTCAGTAAATAGGAGATTGCCCAATGAGCCTTTGTAGCGGTCAAACTGCTCTTTATTAACAGCCTTCTTATTGCCTTCAAGGTCTTTGTCGCCAATATCCTTGGCCTCGATAAAGCCCACCGGTATTTCCTTTTTGGTGATGATGTAGTCAGGAGCACCGCATTTCTGGCGTTTGGGTTCGTTGGTAGCTTTCACGGTAGGCACCAGGCTTTCAATAAGCTGCTGCAAGTCGCCGCGGTAAGTATGTTCGGTGGCGTTTCCCGATTTATATCGTGTGTTTATACTGGCTATGTATTGGTCGAGGGTCATTGGATAAGAGCTGTTTCTTTTTTCAAAAATAGTAAATAATGTGATAATGTGCTAATGAGTTAATGTGCTAATTATA
The sequence above is a segment of the Cytophagaceae bacterium genome. Coding sequences within it:
- a CDS encoding N-6 DNA methylase — protein: MTLDQYIASINTRYKSGNATEHTYRGDLQQLIESLVPTVKATNEPKRQKCGAPDYIITKKEIPVGFIEAKDIGDKDLEGNKKAVNKEQFDRYKGSLGNLLFTDYLDFLLYREGVFIDKVSVGKLTDHGIEPLKENFGTFENLIKDFCQQKTQTIRSSKRLAEMMAGKARMLADVINKALVSDEKHNEDSSLKEQMQGFKDILIHDITPKAFADVYAQTIAYGMFAARLHDPTLPTFSRQEAAELIPKSNPFLRKLFGYIAGPDIDDRILWIVDDLVEIFLACNVEELLKNYGRSTAMQDPIIHFYETFLSEYDPALRKARGVWYTPEPVVNFIVRAVDDILKTEFGLPMGLADTSKTKIKVRPQGQAKEIEQEVHRVQILDPATGTGTFLAEVVQQIYQQFEGQQGVWSNYVENHLIPRLNGFELLMASYAMAHLKLDLLLTETGYRPTKNQRFRVYLTNSLEEHHPETGSLFANWLSTEANEANHIKRDTPVMCVIGNPPYSGESANKGEWIMNLMEDYKKEPGGLEKLKEKNSKSINDDYVKFLRYGQYFIEKNESGILAFINPHGYLDNPTYRGMRWNLLKTYDKIYTIDLHGNAKKKETNIDGTIDVNVFDIQQGVSINIFVKNGNKKQNELGKVYHYDVFGKREFKYNFLSNNNLKSIDFSEIKINDSNFFFVPKNFTEQETYQNGVYLPDLFPFKSSGIKTHNDQDLVTDNQETLKSNIIKLGYEYQKIKVKKYLYRPFDKGYIYYDSKILGRAREKTIYHLEKNNLGLILVNQPQAANLAFFDCVFLTDCFADTNMFRRGGPINFPLYYFSNFKSNEIFENTVNRIPNFNKEILNQIVEKLGLTFVAEREDGNVCFANNNDELRDEFKSVFAPIDLLDYIYAVLHSPAYREKYKEFLKIDFPRVPYPEDAAKFWQLVKLGGEIRQLHLLESAAVNKFITKYPIDGSNVVAKPVFKEGKVYINDTQYFDQVPLTAWEFYIGGYQPAQKWLKDRKDRELSFEDIQHYQKIIVALTETDRLMKEIDLVGVV